GCTATGCATGTGGGGAAAAGGGATAAGGCATCGGCAGAGTGTTTATTGGCAAAGCTTCCTGAAGATATAAAAAAAAAGCCCGCTTTTATACAGATAAATTCTCAGTGTATTACGAAGTTATTCCTTGGATGCAACGCGGGCCTGTCGGTAAAGGGTTGGGTAAAACGAGCTACATTGAAAGATTTAATAACACCCTTAGAAAAAGATGTTCTCGACTCGTGAGAAAAACACTCTCTTTTTCAAAGAAGCTTGGCTAATCATATAGGCATGATTAAATATTTTATTTGTGAATACAACCAAAAGCGAGCATTATTTGTTTAGGACTACCTAAATTGTGATGGATAAAAGTAGTAAAAAGATTATTGGTATGGTTTTTTCTACTGGGAAAAAACGTGATTTTCGATTGTTTAAGGAATTAAACATACATATTCATAAAGACATTAGTGCTTTAACAGATTCAGGTTATCTAGGCCTACAAAAGCTTCTCGCTAAAA
Above is a genomic segment from Chlamydiales bacterium STE3 containing:
- a CDS encoding Transposase (Product derived from UniProtKB/Trembl:B3CTR9), which gives rise to MDKSSKKIIGMVFSTGKKRDFRLFKELNIHIHKDISALTDSGYLGLQKLLAKTQTPKKKSKKSLWLGRIRKITKNYLVNE